The Chordicoccus furentiruminis DNA window ATTCCCACGAGTGCTCCATCAGCCACTTCTGCGTCGGCGTATCCTCCTGCTTCGTATTGAGGTCCAGATTATCCGCCGAGACGATGTCCACCGCCAGTCCAAGCTCATGCTCCGATGTGCCCGGATAAGCCACCACCGTAGCCGCCTTCTCCTCCGCCTCCTCCTGCGGAAGTCCCTGCTTCCGATATTCCTGTGTCTTGTTGTCGAACAGCTCCTGCTGCTGCGCCAGCGTCCGGAACGCGCCGCGGATGATGATCGAATGTCCCGCCTGCTCGCAGGCATCCACCAGTTTCTCGAGGTTTCCGACCGCCCGGGCGTCGAATCGCACGTCCGGATCCGCCGGAAGCGCCGCCGTTTCCACTGAAAAGTCGTCCGGAAGACGATGCGACGGATTCACAAGAATCAGCCGCCAGTCGCAGTCCGTATCCGTGAGCACCGAATGTCCGATACCCGGCGAAGCAATCAGAGCGGAAAGACTCTCCGCGCTTTCCGCTTCCGCCTTCGATGACAGCGCCTCAGAAACGGAGGACGCGCCGGCCAGAGCGGGAACCGTTTTCTCCGGAACGGAAAGGGATCCCGCCGCCCGGCCGCGGCGAAGCAGGATCGTCATTCCCGCGAAAGCAAAAAACAGCAGCGCTCCGGCCACCAGGAGATGCACAAGAAGCTCGACCTTCCTGTTCCGTATCCATCTGCCATGTCTTCGTCTGTCATCTCTCATGCTTCTATTTTAACATCAAAACCAGACCCCTACCACCTGAATCAAAGAGATCCCGCCTTCCTGACCGCCAGCAGGTACGCCATCACATGGCCCATCTGCTGAAACCTTCCTTCTGAAATCATCGTCTCAATCTCTTCCTTCGTGACGATCACCGGCTCGAGATCCTCCGTCACGTCGAGGTGAAGCCCCGATACCTTCCGGCAGTTCCTCGCAAGAAAAACATGCGCGTAGTTGTCCGCGATCGTCGCATTGGACGGAATCGTGATGAGATGCGTCCACTCATCCGATTCGTACCCCGTCTCCTCCTTCAGCTCCCGCTTAGCCGCCGCCAGCGCGTCCTCCCGGGTCACCTGACCGTATTCCGACCCGTCCGCCTCAATGCCTCCGGCCGGAAACTCCGTCGTCGTCTCGCCGATCCCCTGACGGAACTGCCGGACACAGAGAAACCGCCCGTCCGGAAGAACCGGAACGATCACTGAATAGCTCTTCCGACTGTACTGGTAAAACGGTCCGAATTCTCTGCCGTCCGGGTAACGGTAGCGCACCTTTCTGAAGTCGATCCATTCATCCCGCACAATATGCTCCACACTGACCGGCTCCCACGCCAGCTCCTGATCCGTCCTCACCGCGATGATCCTCCAGTCTGCTGATTCTCTTTTCAAGCAGC harbors:
- a CDS encoding M15 family metallopeptidase, which translates into the protein MRDDRRRHGRWIRNRKVELLVHLLVAGALLFFAFAGMTILLRRGRAAGSLSVPEKTVPALAGASSVSEALSSKAEAESAESLSALIASPGIGHSVLTDTDCDWRLILVNPSHRLPDDFSVETAALPADPDVRFDARAVGNLEKLVDACEQAGHSIIIRGAFRTLAQQQELFDNKTQEYRKQGLPQEEAEEKAATVVAYPGTSEHELGLAVDIVSADNLDLNTKQEDTPTQKWLMEHSWEYGFVLRYPPEKKALTGIIYEPWHYRYVGRTVAEVMKKEDLCFEEFLSKYGNSTPRDGSDFASGGPES
- a CDS encoding NUDIX hydrolase — translated: MKRESADWRIIAVRTDQELAWEPVSVEHIVRDEWIDFRKVRYRYPDGREFGPFYQYSRKSYSVIVPVLPDGRFLCVRQFRQGIGETTTEFPAGGIEADGSEYGQVTREDALAAAKRELKEETGYESDEWTHLITIPSNATIADNYAHVFLARNCRKVSGLHLDVTEDLEPVIVTKEEIETMISEGRFQQMGHVMAYLLAVRKAGSL